Genomic DNA from Planktothrix sp. FACHB-1365:
ATAGGTTGAAATATCCCCCAATGGTTCACTTAAGACGCTTGACGAATAGCTAACATTTGAAAATAGCGTTCTTGGGTTAAGCTATATTGGCAATAGTCCCGATTATCAATCAACAAATTATCGTTGTTGCAGCGAAAACCAACTTTTTCTAAAATTCGCCGTGAAGGGTGGTTTTGGACTCGTGCATAAGCTGATAATTGGGGTTGGTTTAAGATTTCAAAGGCAATATTAATGGCGGCGTTTGCAAATTTTGTCCCTAAGCCACGACCTTGATAGGGAGTGTCAACGGCATAACCCAGTTGGGCGAAAGGAGAGCGATCGCTATTATAGATTTTCACAAAACCTAACAACCATTCCCCCTGTTTATCGGTAACAAAATAGTTACCATAGCCATATTTTTGCCACTGTTTCTGCCACTGCTGCAACTCGTTTTGTGCCTGTTCAGGAGACAGTGCACCTGCTAAAACCCATCTCATGATTTTGGGATTTTCCAACAGTTTAGCAGCAGCATTCCAAAACCGTTGATCACAGCACGTTACCAGGTTAAAGGAATCTAGGGTTAGTTTTTCAGGGGCTTTTTTCAGAAGCATTCTTTTGTCCTCAAGTGGTCTATGCCCCTAATTTATTCGGTTTAAACTGACCTGTAAATTGCAGGAAATAGAATTAAGTAGAAAGCTAGAATTAATATAATTAACTAGCATCAAATAGAACGAACTAGAATCAAATAGAATGATCAGTTAAACCTATTGATTAATTTTGAAATCTGATCTATTTTAAAGATAATGACAAGCGAATTGTCATCCTGAATGTAGTGAGATTCTTCGCTTCGCTCAGAATGACAACCAGAAAATAGTGAGCAATGGAGGGAATTTATGCTTTCTACCCAATATCAAGACAATGAAAAACAATTCCTTGAAGAAATAACCCAAGAATGGGGGTTTAAGGATAGATGTAAATTAGTATTTATTGAACGATTTCTCCGTAGCAATGATGATTTAGAAAATAATGCTTTGGCTGATGTTTTGAAAGAAAATTTAAGCTTAGACAAGTCAATAGAGTCTCAGGAAGAGTATGTTAAACGGATTTTTACAGATTATTTAAGTAAAAAAATATTCCCCAAAATGAAACTTGAGGGCTGTGATTTTAATGGAGCGCATAAAGATAAATGTCCAATTGCTAAACAGTGGTTGGAAGAAATCGTTTATCCTCAATGGTTAAAACAAACCCTTTGGAATCAATTAAAAACAAAAATAACCGCTAAGAATAAAATGGGGGCGGTTA
This window encodes:
- a CDS encoding GNAT family N-acetyltransferase, with the translated sequence MLLKKAPEKLTLDSFNLVTCCDQRFWNAAAKLLENPKIMRWVLAGALSPEQAQNELQQWQKQWQKYGYGNYFVTDKQGEWLLGFVKIYNSDRSPFAQLGYAVDTPYQGRGLGTKFANAAINIAFEILNQPQLSAYARVQNHPSRRILEKVGFRCNNDNLLIDNRDYCQYSLTQERYFQMLAIRQAS